A part of Streptomyces sp. DSM 40750 genomic DNA contains:
- the secF gene encoding protein translocase subunit SecF has translation MSKLGDLGARLHRGEVGYDFVGNRKIWYGVSILITITAIVGLAVRGLTMGIEFQGGAVFTTERTSVSVTQAETYAEEASGHDAIVQKLGNDTLRIQISGVDTAKSDQIKQDLAKDLKVDADTINADLVGPSWGEQIATKAWQGLAVFLVLVVIYLAIAFELRMAIAAFVALIHDITITIGIYALVGFEVTPGTVIGLLTILGYSLYDTVVVFDSLKEQTKDITKQNRWTYAEIANRSINSTLVRSINTTVVALLPVAGLLFIGGGVLGAGMLNDISLSLFVGLAAGAYSSIFIATPLVADLKEREPQMKAVRKRVLAKRAQADHDVEPAADGPYDDEPADATPAVVGPRAQAGSRSRGRGGKRR, from the coding sequence ATGTCGAAGCTCGGTGACCTCGGAGCCCGACTCCACCGCGGCGAGGTCGGTTACGACTTCGTCGGCAACCGCAAGATCTGGTACGGCGTCTCGATCCTGATCACCATCACGGCCATCGTCGGCCTGGCGGTGCGCGGCCTGACCATGGGTATCGAGTTCCAGGGCGGCGCCGTCTTCACCACGGAGCGCACGAGCGTCTCGGTCACCCAGGCCGAGACGTACGCGGAGGAGGCCTCCGGCCACGACGCGATCGTCCAGAAGCTCGGCAACGACACCCTGCGCATCCAGATCTCCGGTGTGGACACGGCCAAGTCCGACCAGATCAAGCAGGACCTCGCCAAGGACCTCAAGGTCGACGCGGACACGATCAACGCCGACCTGGTCGGCCCCAGTTGGGGTGAGCAGATCGCCACCAAGGCCTGGCAGGGCCTCGCGGTCTTCCTGGTGCTCGTGGTGATCTACCTGGCGATCGCGTTCGAGTTGCGCATGGCCATCGCCGCGTTCGTCGCCCTGATCCATGACATCACCATCACGATCGGCATCTACGCCCTCGTCGGCTTCGAAGTGACGCCGGGCACGGTGATCGGTCTGCTGACCATCCTCGGTTATTCGCTCTACGACACGGTCGTCGTCTTCGACAGCCTCAAGGAGCAGACGAAGGACATCACCAAGCAGAACCGCTGGACGTACGCCGAGATCGCCAACCGCTCGATCAACAGCACCCTGGTGCGGTCGATCAACACGACGGTGGTCGCGCTGCTGCCGGTGGCCGGCCTGCTGTTCATCGGTGGCGGTGTCCTCGGCGCGGGCATGCTCAACGACATCTCGCTGTCGCTGTTCGTCGGTCTCGCGGCCGGTGCGTACTCGTCGATCTTCATCGCCACGCCGCTCGTCGCCGACCTCAAGGAGCGCGAGCCGCAGATGAAGGCCGTCAGGAAGCGGGTGCTCGCCAAGCGTGCCCAGGCCGACCACGACGTGGAGCCGGCCGCCGACGGTCCGTACGACGACGAGCCGGCGGACGCCACCCCCGCGGTGGTCGGTCCGCGCGCCCAGGCCGGCAGCCGCAGCCGCGGCCGGGGTGGGAAGCGGCGATGA
- the secD gene encoding protein translocase subunit SecD produces the protein MAAPKKGRSASTQSKPGRALALILIALVALTGGMFASGHTTPRLGIDLAGGTSITLTAINEPGQPNAINKTNMDTAVEIMNRRVNGLGVSEAEVQTQGNENIIVNIPKGTDSEEAREQVGTTAKLYFRPVLQSQVGSVTPETPSGSPSTSPSGSASPSPSSSDGKDEATSPEAGDSASPSTSATSQGRAVTDALKADPTPSGSGSESAKASDSASPSASPSVDAETQALQAKFAALDCNDPKQRAEAGKGKTTDVVVACGQDNGSWSKFVLGPVGVDGTEVEKAQALLDTQNGTGWQVVMDFDSKGEKKFADITGQLASQTSPQNEFAIVLDDEVVSHPYVRAAVTGGKAEISGSFTQEEAQNLANMLSYGALPLTFKESSVTTVSPALGGDQLEAGLIAGAIGLALVMIYLIVYYRGLSLIAIASLLVSAALTYVIMALLGPTINFALNLPAVCGAIVAIGITADSFIVYFERVRDEIREGRTLRPAVERAWPRARRTILVSDFVSFLSAAVLFIVTVGKVQGFAFTLGLTTVLDVVVVFFFTKPLLTLLARTKFFGGGHTWSGLDPKRLGARPPLRRTRRPVVPADPKEA, from the coding sequence GTGGCAGCACCGAAGAAGGGCCGGAGCGCGAGCACCCAGAGCAAGCCTGGTCGCGCGCTGGCCCTCATCCTGATCGCCCTTGTGGCGCTCACCGGGGGAATGTTTGCCTCCGGACACACCACTCCGCGTCTCGGCATCGACCTCGCCGGTGGTACGAGCATCACACTGACGGCGATCAACGAGCCCGGCCAGCCCAACGCGATCAACAAGACCAACATGGACACCGCGGTCGAGATCATGAACCGCCGTGTCAATGGTCTGGGCGTGTCCGAGGCGGAGGTCCAGACCCAGGGCAATGAGAACATCATTGTCAACATTCCCAAGGGCACGGATTCCGAAGAGGCCCGGGAACAGGTCGGCACCACCGCGAAGCTGTACTTCCGCCCGGTCCTGCAGAGCCAGGTCGGCTCCGTCACGCCGGAGACTCCGAGCGGCTCGCCGAGCACCAGCCCCAGTGGCAGCGCCTCACCGAGCCCGTCGAGCTCCGACGGCAAGGACGAGGCGACCTCGCCCGAGGCCGGTGACTCCGCCAGCCCGTCGACCTCCGCCACGTCCCAGGGCCGTGCGGTGACCGACGCGCTGAAGGCCGACCCCACGCCGTCGGGCAGCGGCTCCGAGTCCGCCAAGGCCTCCGACAGCGCCTCGCCGTCGGCGAGCCCGAGCGTCGACGCGGAGACCCAGGCCCTCCAGGCCAAGTTCGCCGCCCTCGACTGCAACGATCCGAAGCAGCGCGCCGAGGCCGGCAAGGGCAAGACCACCGACGTCGTCGTGGCCTGCGGTCAGGACAACGGCAGCTGGAGCAAGTTCGTGCTCGGCCCGGTCGGGGTCGACGGCACCGAGGTCGAGAAGGCCCAGGCGCTGCTCGACACGCAGAACGGCACCGGCTGGCAGGTCGTCATGGACTTCGACTCCAAGGGAGAGAAGAAGTTCGCCGACATCACCGGCCAGCTGGCGAGCCAGACCTCCCCGCAGAACGAGTTCGCGATCGTCCTCGACGACGAGGTCGTCTCCCACCCCTACGTCCGCGCGGCGGTCACCGGCGGCAAGGCCGAGATCTCCGGCAGCTTCACGCAGGAGGAGGCCCAGAACCTCGCCAACATGCTGTCGTACGGCGCGCTCCCGCTGACCTTCAAGGAGTCCAGCGTCACCACCGTCAGCCCCGCGCTCGGCGGCGACCAGCTGGAGGCCGGTCTGATCGCCGGTGCGATCGGTCTGGCCCTGGTCATGATCTACCTGATCGTCTACTACCGCGGCCTGTCGCTGATCGCCATCGCCTCGCTGCTGGTCTCGGCGGCACTGACCTACGTGATCATGGCGCTGCTCGGTCCGACCATCAACTTCGCGCTGAACCTCCCGGCGGTCTGCGGTGCGATCGTCGCGATCGGTATCACAGCGGACTCGTTCATCGTGTACTTCGAACGCGTCCGGGACGAGATCCGCGAAGGCCGTACGCTGCGCCCCGCCGTCGAGCGGGCCTGGCCGCGTGCCCGACGCACCATCCTGGTCTCCGACTTCGTGTCGTTCCTCTCCGCCGCGGTGCTCTTCATCGTCACCGTCGGCAAGGTCCAGGGCTTCGCGTTCACGCTCGGTCTGACGACCGTGCTCGACGTCGTGGTCGTCTTCTTCTTCACGAAGCCGCTGCTGACGCTGCTGGCCCGCACGAAGTTCTTCGGGGGCGGTCACACCTGGTCCGGTCTCGACCCGAAGCGACTGGGTGCCCGGCCGCCGCTGCGCCGCACCCGCCGTCCCGTCGTCCCCGCCGACCCGAAGGAGGCCTGA
- the yajC gene encoding preprotein translocase subunit YajC produces MSLVTLLPFIVLIGAMILMTRSAKKKQQQAVDMRNQMQPGSGVRTIGGMYATVKEVSEDTVLLDAGPGVELLFAKNSIGAVLSDEEYNRIVHGIEHDLKSDVVPDDASSLTETDEPSDDASAASDDKPIDLGKKDASDDATDETDEAKADEAEPKKTGESDAK; encoded by the coding sequence GTGAGTCTCGTGACCCTCCTCCCGTTCATCGTGCTCATCGGGGCCATGATCCTGATGACCCGATCGGCCAAGAAGAAGCAACAGCAGGCCGTCGACATGCGGAACCAGATGCAGCCCGGTTCCGGCGTCCGCACGATCGGGGGCATGTACGCGACCGTCAAGGAGGTCAGCGAGGACACGGTCCTCCTCGACGCCGGGCCGGGCGTCGAGCTGCTGTTCGCCAAGAACTCCATCGGTGCCGTCCTCAGCGACGAGGAGTACAACCGCATCGTCCACGGCATCGAGCATGACCTGAAGTCCGACGTCGTCCCGGACGACGCCTCCTCCCTCACCGAGACCGACGAGCCCTCCGACGACGCTTCCGCCGCTTCCGACGACAAGCCCATCGACCTCGGCAAGAAGGACGCGTCCGACGACGCGACCGACGAGACCGACGAGGCGAAGGCCGACGAAGCAGAGCCGAAGAAGACCGGCGAGTCCGACGCGAAGTAG
- the ruvB gene encoding Holliday junction branch migration DNA helicase RuvB: MNWDDTTDDTAPERLVGSVADGEDQAVEAALRPKDLDEFIGQEKVREQLDLVLRAARARGATADHVLLSGAPGLGKTTLSMIIAAEMGAPIRITSGPAIQHAGDLAAILSSLQEGEVLFLDEIHRMSRPAEEMLYMAMEDFRVDVIVGKGPGATAIPLELPPFTLVGATTRAGLLPPPLRDRFGFTAHMEFYEPAELERVIHRSAHLLDVEINAVGAAEIAGRSRGTPRIANRLLRRVRDYAQVKADGIITRDIAAAALAVYEVDARGLDRLDRGVLEALLKLFGGGPVGLSTLAVAVGEERETVEEVAEPFLVREGLLARTPRGRVATPAAWAHLGLTPPRGTTGGNGQQDLFGA; the protein is encoded by the coding sequence ATGAACTGGGACGACACGACCGACGACACCGCCCCCGAGCGGCTGGTGGGCTCTGTCGCCGACGGTGAGGACCAGGCCGTCGAGGCCGCCCTGCGCCCCAAGGATCTGGACGAGTTCATCGGCCAGGAGAAGGTCCGCGAGCAGCTCGACCTGGTGCTGCGGGCGGCACGCGCGCGTGGAGCCACCGCCGACCACGTCCTGCTCTCCGGTGCCCCGGGCCTCGGCAAGACCACCCTCTCGATGATCATCGCGGCCGAGATGGGCGCCCCCATCCGCATCACCTCCGGCCCCGCCATCCAGCACGCCGGAGACCTCGCCGCGATCCTCTCCTCCCTCCAGGAGGGCGAGGTCCTCTTCCTCGACGAGATCCACCGCATGTCGCGGCCCGCCGAGGAGATGCTGTACATGGCGATGGAGGACTTCCGGGTCGACGTCATCGTCGGCAAGGGCCCCGGCGCCACGGCGATCCCCCTGGAACTGCCGCCCTTCACCCTGGTCGGCGCCACCACGCGCGCGGGACTGCTGCCGCCGCCGCTGCGCGACCGCTTCGGTTTCACCGCGCACATGGAGTTCTACGAGCCCGCCGAGTTGGAGCGCGTCATCCACCGCTCGGCGCACCTGCTCGACGTGGAGATCAACGCGGTCGGCGCCGCCGAGATCGCGGGCCGCTCGCGCGGCACGCCCCGTATCGCCAACCGTCTGCTGCGCCGCGTACGGGACTATGCGCAGGTCAAGGCGGACGGCATCATCACGCGCGACATCGCCGCGGCCGCCCTCGCCGTCTACGAAGTGGACGCCCGCGGCCTCGACCGCCTCGACCGGGGTGTCCTCGAAGCCCTGCTCAAGCTCTTCGGCGGCGGACCGGTCGGTCTCTCCACGCTCGCCGTCGCCGTGGGAGAGGAGCGCGAGACGGTCGAGGAGGTCGCCGAACCCTTCCTCGTCCGTGAGGGCCTGCTCGCCCGAACCCCCCGCGGCCGGGTGGCGACGCCCGCCGCCTGGGCCCATCTCGGTCTGACCCCGCCACGCGGCACGACCGGCGGAAACGGACAACAGGACCTGTTCGGGGCGTGA
- the ruvA gene encoding Holliday junction branch migration protein RuvA: protein MIAFVSGTVAALAPNTAVVEVGGVGMAVQCTPNTLSTLRLGQPAKLATSLVVREDSLTLYGFVNDDERQVFELLQTASGVGPRLAQAMLAVHTPDALRRAVATGDEKALIAVPGIGKRGAQKLLLELKDRLGEPIGAPAIGAPVTQGWRDQLHAALIGLGYATREADEAVSAVAPQAEAAEGTPQVGQLLKSALQTLNRTR from the coding sequence ATGATCGCCTTCGTCAGCGGCACGGTCGCCGCACTCGCTCCCAACACAGCGGTGGTCGAGGTGGGCGGGGTCGGCATGGCCGTGCAGTGCACGCCGAACACGCTGTCCACGCTGAGGCTCGGTCAGCCGGCCAAGCTCGCCACCTCCCTCGTCGTACGGGAGGACTCGCTGACCCTCTACGGCTTCGTGAACGACGACGAGCGCCAGGTCTTCGAGCTGCTCCAGACCGCGAGCGGCGTCGGCCCGCGCCTGGCCCAGGCGATGCTCGCCGTGCACACCCCCGACGCCCTGCGCCGAGCGGTGGCCACCGGTGACGAGAAGGCGCTGATCGCCGTGCCCGGCATCGGCAAGAGGGGTGCCCAGAAGCTGCTGTTGGAGTTGAAGGACCGCCTGGGCGAGCCGATCGGCGCCCCCGCGATCGGCGCCCCGGTCACCCAGGGCTGGCGCGACCAGCTGCACGCCGCCCTGATCGGCCTCGGGTACGCCACCCGCGAGGCCGACGAGGCCGTGTCGGCCGTCGCTCCCCAGGCCGAGGCCGCCGAAGGCACGCCCCAGGTGGGCCAGTTGCTGAAGTCCGCCCTCCAGACCCTCAACAGAACTCGCTGA
- the ruvC gene encoding crossover junction endodeoxyribonuclease RuvC, translated as MRVLGVDPGLTRCGVGVVEGVAGRPLAMLGVGVVRTPAHAELGQRLVEIERGIEQWIDEHRPEFVAVERVFSQYNVRTVMGTAQASAVAMLCAARRGIPVALHTPSEVKAAVTGSGRADKAQVGAMVTRLLRLDAPPKPADAADALALAICHIWRAPAQNRLQQAVALHATKASNASNALKGRTA; from the coding sequence GTGCGCGTACTGGGGGTGGACCCGGGACTCACCCGATGCGGTGTCGGTGTGGTCGAAGGCGTCGCCGGACGGCCGCTTGCGATGCTCGGCGTCGGTGTCGTCCGTACGCCCGCGCACGCCGAGCTGGGGCAGCGCCTCGTCGAGATCGAGCGGGGCATCGAGCAGTGGATTGACGAGCACCGACCTGAATTCGTCGCCGTGGAGCGGGTGTTCAGCCAGTACAACGTACGGACGGTCATGGGCACCGCCCAGGCCAGCGCCGTCGCCATGCTCTGCGCCGCCCGCCGCGGCATCCCCGTCGCCCTGCACACCCCCAGCGAGGTCAAGGCCGCCGTCACCGGCAGCGGCCGCGCCGACAAGGCCCAGGTCGGCGCCATGGTCACCCGCCTGCTCCGGCTCGACGCGCCGCCGAAACCGGCGGACGCCGCCGACGCCCTCGCCCTCGCCATCTGCCACATCTGGCGCGCCCCCGCCCAGAACCGCCTCCAGCAGGCCGTCGCCCTGCACGCGACCAAAGCATCGAACGCATCGAACGCACTGAAAGGCCGTACGGCATGA
- a CDS encoding YebC/PmpR family DNA-binding transcriptional regulator produces MSGHSKWATTKHKKAVIDAKRGKLFAKLIKNIEVAARMGGVDLEGNPTLYDAVQKAKKSSVPNKNIDSAIKRGGGLEAGGADYETIMYEGYGPNGVAVLIECLTDNRNRAASDVRVAMTRNGGSMADPGSVSYLFNRKGVVIVPKGELSEDDVLEVVLDAGAEEVNDLGEAFEVLSEATDLVAVRTSLQEAGIDYDSAEANFVPTMQIELDEEGAKKIFKLIDALEDSDDVQNVFANFDVSDDVMAKVDA; encoded by the coding sequence ATGTCCGGCCACTCTAAATGGGCCACGACGAAGCACAAGAAGGCCGTGATCGACGCCAAGCGCGGCAAGCTCTTCGCGAAGCTGATCAAGAACATCGAGGTCGCTGCGCGGATGGGCGGTGTGGACCTCGAAGGCAATCCGACGCTGTACGACGCCGTGCAGAAGGCGAAGAAGTCGTCGGTTCCGAACAAGAACATCGACTCCGCGATCAAGCGTGGTGGCGGTCTCGAAGCCGGTGGCGCCGACTACGAGACGATCATGTACGAGGGCTACGGTCCGAACGGTGTCGCGGTGCTCATCGAGTGCCTCACCGACAACCGCAACCGCGCCGCCTCCGACGTCCGCGTCGCCATGACCCGCAACGGCGGCTCGATGGCCGACCCGGGTTCCGTCTCGTACCTCTTCAACCGCAAGGGCGTCGTGATCGTCCCCAAGGGCGAGCTGTCCGAGGACGACGTCCTGGAGGTCGTGCTCGACGCGGGTGCCGAGGAGGTCAACGACCTGGGCGAGGCCTTCGAGGTGCTCAGCGAGGCCACCGACCTGGTCGCGGTCCGCACCTCCCTCCAGGAGGCCGGCATCGACTACGACTCCGCCGAGGCCAACTTCGTCCCGACCATGCAGATCGAGCTGGACGAGGAGGGCGCCAAGAAGATCTTCAAGCTGATCGACGCCCTCGAGGACAGCGACGACGTCCAGAACGTCTTCGCCAACTTCGACGTGAGCGACGACGTCATGGCCAAGGTCGACGCGTAG
- the pdxT gene encoding pyridoxal 5'-phosphate synthase glutaminase subunit PdxT — MGNTPVIGVLALQGDVREHLIALAAADAVARPVRRPEEIAEVDGLVIPGGESTTISKLAVLFGVMEPLRARVRDGMPVYGTCAGLIMLADKILDPRSGQETIGGIDMIVRRNAFGRQNESFEAAVDVQGVEGDPVEGVFIRAPWVESVGAQTEVLAEHEGHIVAVRQGNALATSFHPELTGDHRLHALFVEMVRASRAAEAL; from the coding sequence ATGGGCAACACCCCCGTCATAGGCGTCCTGGCCCTCCAGGGTGACGTACGGGAGCACCTCATCGCCCTGGCCGCGGCCGACGCCGTGGCCAGGCCGGTGCGGCGCCCCGAGGAAATCGCCGAGGTGGACGGCCTCGTCATCCCCGGCGGTGAGTCCACCACCATCTCCAAGCTGGCCGTCCTCTTCGGCGTCATGGAGCCCCTACGCGCGCGCGTGCGCGACGGCATGCCCGTCTACGGCACCTGCGCCGGCCTGATCATGCTCGCCGACAAGATCCTCGACCCGCGCTCGGGCCAGGAGACCATCGGCGGCATCGACATGATCGTGCGCCGCAACGCCTTCGGCCGCCAGAACGAGTCCTTCGAAGCGGCGGTCGACGTGCAGGGCGTCGAGGGCGATCCTGTGGAGGGCGTCTTCATCCGCGCCCCCTGGGTCGAGTCCGTGGGCGCGCAGACAGAGGTGCTGGCCGAACACGAGGGCCACATCGTCGCCGTACGCCAGGGCAACGCCCTCGCCACGTCGTTCCACCCGGAGCTGACCGGCGACCACCGGCTGCACGCCCTGTTCGTCGAGATGGTGCGCGCGAGCCGGGCGGCGGAGGCCTTGTAG
- the pdxS gene encoding pyridoxal 5'-phosphate synthase lyase subunit PdxS, with translation MSSTLSNSTTPTPETGTARVKRGMAEQLKGGVIMDVVTPEQAKIAEDAGAVAVMALERVPADIRKDGGVARMSDPDMIEGIIEAVSIPVMAKSRIGHFVEAQVLQSLGVDYIDESEVLTPADEVNHSDKWAFTTPFVCGATNLGEALRRIAEGAAMIRSKGEAGTGNVVEAVRHLRQIKNEIAKLRGFDNNELYAAAKELRAPYELVKEVSELGKLPVVLFSAGGVATPADAALMRQLGAEGVFVGSGIFKSGDPAKRAAAIVKATTFYDDPKIIADASRNLGEAMVGINCDTLPEAERYANRGW, from the coding sequence GTGTCCAGCACGCTCTCCAACTCCACCACCCCGACCCCCGAGACCGGCACCGCCCGCGTGAAGCGCGGCATGGCCGAGCAGCTCAAGGGCGGTGTGATCATGGACGTCGTCACCCCGGAGCAGGCGAAGATCGCCGAGGACGCGGGCGCGGTCGCGGTCATGGCCCTTGAGCGGGTCCCGGCCGACATCCGCAAGGACGGCGGCGTGGCCCGTATGTCCGACCCCGACATGATCGAGGGCATCATCGAGGCCGTCTCGATCCCGGTCATGGCCAAGTCCCGCATCGGCCACTTCGTCGAGGCCCAGGTCCTGCAGTCCCTCGGCGTCGACTACATCGACGAGTCCGAGGTCCTCACCCCGGCCGACGAGGTCAACCACTCCGACAAGTGGGCCTTCACGACCCCCTTCGTCTGCGGCGCCACCAACCTCGGCGAGGCCCTGCGCCGCATAGCCGAGGGCGCCGCCATGATCCGCTCCAAGGGCGAGGCCGGCACCGGCAACGTCGTCGAGGCGGTCCGCCACCTGCGTCAGATCAAGAACGAGATCGCCAAGCTGCGCGGCTTCGACAACAACGAGCTCTACGCCGCCGCCAAGGAGCTGCGCGCCCCGTACGAGCTGGTCAAGGAGGTCTCCGAGCTGGGCAAGCTCCCGGTGGTCCTCTTCTCCGCAGGCGGCGTGGCCACCCCGGCCGACGCCGCGCTGATGCGCCAGCTCGGCGCCGAGGGCGTCTTCGTCGGCTCGGGCATCTTCAAGTCCGGCGACCCGGCCAAGCGCGCCGCAGCCATCGTGAAGGCCACCACCTTCTACGACGACCCGAAGATCATCGCGGACGCCTCCCGCAACCTGGGCGAGGCCATGGTCGGCATCAACTGCGACACCCTTCCCGAGGCCGAGCGCTACGCGAACCGGGGCTGGTAA